GCCGGGTGGCAATTATTTTTACACtatggaaaatgtaaatatataattatttaatctctatcaaaaatcaaaatttaaaaaaaacccactaaaaACCCCACAAATTATCTAAGGCAAGTATCAAAGtttatactgaaatagctacatgtatagtacacacattacagatgtttgatccacctgtaatgttttaaattttgaatttaccaggtggcattaaaaacaaaatttacaacatgacaacttaattcatgttgtaaattttgtatttactgccacccggtaaattcaaagtGCTTTCTAGATCTGGTCACAAACcttataatataaattaatgTCGAAAATCAATTCTTACCCCTTTATAAACATTCACATTAAGGACAGTATGGACAAATCTTGCAGCAATATCACTTAGCtaataatgcatgtaaaacataTTGGACGTCCAATACCCCGTCTCAAATAATGTTTAGACCAGTTGGGCTATTGGCTCAACAGTCCAATttccttattattgacatataCGGACAGTATGTGTTTGTGAAACGATACCCTGTAAAGCATTTTATGGCCAAGATTAGTCTTACAAGAGTAGGCTAGAATCCAGGATCAATGttgtattaaacatttaaaatattacatggtGATGTTCactaaattgaaataaaaactctAACCCCTCAAGGTTATAGCAAAATAGAACAAAATCCAAGGTGAAATCatgaattacaaatgaaatacaaaaaattgGTTTGCGACGCTAGGGAATAAATCTGCGATGTTCGTGTATGAAAGCTCAACCACCCACCGTGAAAGCTTTTGTTTCAACTGAGACAATGTAATTACTATCGGGCTCGATATTTCTAGTCATTAATATAAGCGATAAtgctttataataaataaaattcgaCGTCATTTGAATGTTTAACTATGGGAAGATTTTAGTTGGAATTAAAGAGATGAGATTGACGCGCGGGCGCACTGACGCGCTGAATACAATTAGCCTATTTAcgtatctcgactcaatacgaaggaaTGCGCTATTTAAAAAGTGTCTTCAAATCTCAAGGCACCGTTAATTACGAGTTAAATGTTAGCCATTTTTGGGTATAGCAAGGTGAACGCACTTTGAGTGCACGGTGAGCGCACAATGAACACACAGAAAAATTTGAAAGTAGAACATTTCAGAGACtgtatgatgtccatgaagccctcaaccaaaattgtaaaattcatagcTGGTTCAGGGGTTTAGGCCCTAACGTGAGAACAATGTGGCCAATTATGAAAATGTGTatatcttctctactcccatatgtAAAGCAGGGTAGGGAATAGATAATTAGAGATTTTTCTGACTCTTGCCTTCCCCCTCCCCAATTTATGAATTGATATTTGCAAACGTCAATCAAAGCGGGGGAGGAGTCTCAGATAAGGGTTTAGACTCAAACTTAACATGCAAACATGAGACTCCCTGACAGGTCCATTCAAGGGTGAAGGTACTCAAGTGACCATCAAAGCATGTTGGTCTATTTTTTCCTGTCGAAGTAATTCATTTCTATTCTTAGTCTTTTCTCTGCCACTTGCTCTGTTGACAgaatatggcatatttgaaagAATGACAATCAGTTAGATTACCTATTTGTAACTTCCTTTCTTTGATTCTTGCTGACACCAACTTCATGTAAGTTTTCAGCTATATATTatcattctctcaccagaggtcgtgctacaCAAGTTTCGCTTACACCTCTGTTAACGCCGGAAAAATAGTCTGTCACATGATCAAAACAAGCATGGCGAGCACATGGCATTGTTGATTCGTTTCTTCTGTACAATCAGCTTGAAGAGTCATCGACGGGCGAAGACTTTGAGGACACGTTTAAAAACATCACATGAGATGACATTGCTGCTGATTAATGTAAAATCATCGATAAATCGGTAGCGTACAGAAACTGATTTTTCAAACATCTGTCAAACTAGATCATGtgatcatattttaatttttacctcTGCAAAATAGTTCTTCCAGTaactttgaattaaaaataaataaaggcgttaaagatttaaatttaattatttataatcatattCATAGATAAAAGGAATAACTACAtagattttaattacattttgccCATCTTTTAAGTTTGTACAAGAATCTTGTACATCGGGCGTTGACAGAGGTGTAAGCGAAACTTGtgtagcacgacctctggtgagagaatgatATATTATTGCAACGAGTAACACTCTAGTGGAAAGGTAAAAACTTCTTATTTTACTACTTTTCAGGAAATCCAGAGGTGTGGCATGGAAATTTAGATATCATCATCAACAATGATTTGGCAGTGGAATCACTTGATGAGCAGCCAGATACTCCAGAGACCCCTGGTGAAAAATCTCCTGTTGAAGTGAAATTGAAGGCTTCTTTGATAGAAAACCCACAAATCATTGCACAAAccattgttttttcttttctccaGAAAAAAAGACACCCAAATCGTGATCATTTTTTAACCCCATGCATTGGAATAGGAAGTTCTGAGCTTATAGTTATGCTTTATGATTCAGAACATGATGTTTTGCTTGAGAGTTCTACTATACCCCTCTTTGAGAATGAATTGTCATGTAGGTTTTCTTACTGTGCAATTCTTGTTTGTTGGTTAACAGTTAACTacagatatttttgtagtggtCTAACTGAAAGATACAAAATGTTCAAAAGCAACTTCTTTAACATTGCCAGAGAGAAAATCAATGTGTATGAACACAAACTGCAATTTCGGAATGTCAGGAGCAGTAATTTTTCTAAGCTTATAGACCCTCCTGTTAAAGTGAAAGCTTATATTTCATCATTTATGCATGAAACCCATAAAATGCTATTCGAAAATTACGCAAAGTTGAATAAATCTGATGAAGAAagttcaaatgaaataaatgaaagtgATTCTGCAGGAAGTTGAATAGACATCTAGCCcaccttaaaaaaatgtttataatgtgaaCAAAACCCATTGCTTTTAATCTTTTGGAGTTTAAGGGTCccgaaaaaaaaagaacccaGAGGTCCACATTTGTCATCTACCTTGATGGATTTTCCAATACTTTTAGTTCCAGTGTATTGTATGCAAATGTCCCTTAATTCGCGGCTTTTAATGATAACACGACATACGATTTTGATCAAAGTGTTGAAGAGTCCATTAAACTAGTGGCAAGTATATATCTAGGTCACTTGACTATGTATGAGTCACACATGAACACTCAAGTTTTTTTCTGATTAAATGTATtccttgtttttaaaatttgatgatgGGCAATtgtttgcaataaataaaaagatatttgaaataaacaatttcaaacatgGCATTATTCACGTTGGAGTAAATAttatgatgattttttattaaaaatttcagaTACATAGGAAATGTTGTGAATTATACGTTCTATATGATAGAACAAATTACacttatgattttgtttgtcaTTTTCAAGAACAGCTGTTTGATAAAATACCTCCAGTAATGTTGAACCCTATCATTAATGAAGTCATTTATTAAATAAGGAAAAGTTGTTAATCAGGGTTAGCAATTATTatgcccccttcgaagaagggagggcatattgcgttgctgctgtctgtcggctggtctgtcggtcggtcggtcggtccaccaacagtttccgttcattttcttcgcagaggatgaacatattgaaatgatatttggtacccaggtttatcatgataatatctaggtcaagttcgatattgggtacgatcgagccattttcaacagagttatggcccttggacgtagaaaaattctagtttttagCAGTTTCCGtccattttcttcgcagaggatgaacatattgaaatgaaatttggtacccaggtttatcatgataatatctaggtaacgtttgatattgggtatgatagagcaatttttgacagagttttggcccttgaacttagaaaaattcgagttatttaagtttacgttcatttttttgtggatgtttccaagggaggggggcataagtgtttcataAACATCTCTTGTTTCTTTTGTTAAACACAGTCTATTGCTGATAGTTTAAAACGTATCTATTCTGTGCCTTTAGTATATTTAGTAggataaaatactgtaaaatttaaatattaacaaatcggatgattttgaaattttttttatttaaaccaatgtacaatgtatctttgaaataacattgatttgtaacccttatatacattgtatgttcaataattgaatttttttgatttaaacCAGCGTGTTTGTATATAAAACTCCAAATAATGTCAtgttttagaacttcaatgcctttttgTTTTTAGAGTGGGGCTGTGctccatatatatttttgtcatagtctaaataagATCAACTGaagaaaaaacgaaaaaaaaaaccgaatcaattttaatcaacaaaaacgaTGTTGACccattatacatattatacatagtattccaacaattgaacgttttaaaaaattgatgcaTGTCCGTACATTCGTGGCCAAAGTACATGTCGAATATTTGTTGCTGTGTGAAATGTGTaaaatagctcagtggttaaagcaCGACACTTCAGCTTAAGTTGTGGAACTAAGCTTTTTAAGTTGTGGGTTCGATATTACCAACATTTAAGGCACTTTTGTCTaatcgtttgttaaaatatttcaaactgaagcAATCAAGCTTTTgcaaatttgtattttaatattatttaattgataactgaaaaaaggaaatgaatttgaaattgtattttacgagtTAACCAAATAAGCATGTTCGCTATGTTATCCCCCCATTTTCTTTctcaaggttttttttaaggttttcgTTAGTTGTTAATCtgtgtttgtttgttatatTAGTTGGCCCATAATACTGTAGTTTGTAATATTGGAGATGAAAtgcatatttaatattttcatccgAGCCTCTGTTAGTCTCTTTATTGTGTACATTCATACCAGAAAAGTGTTCGCGATACCAACAgtgaatccccccccccttaaaaaaacaaaacaaaaacaaagccAGAACCAAAAAAAGTCTATTCCAGTTTGACAATGACGAATTATATGGTAAAGTCGACAAAATCCTATTCATTCTGAAAATAAATCCATATTGTTTTGGTGATTCAGGATATCGAACAAGGCATACAGTTTTTAATGCATAAGAGGTGAAAATCCATTACTTTTACACAGATTTGTAATAGAACCATTTTTACAAGGGCTTGGGCTTTTGGTTAGAAACCAATCTGTTTCTTGaattaaaacaagttaaaatgacgctggttttgttgtttttaaagagCCTTGCCTGAATGACCCAAATTGAAATTACTTTTACACAGATAcataatagaaccattttaactagagcttggacttttggtaaGATGTAACAATCTATTTCTTGAACTAAagtaagttaaaaatgacgcttgttttgttgatttcaaagagccttGACTGAATGGCCTACAATGGATTGGACAGGggtacgtcacattgctgttgaACATTACTACttaaagtccaagctcttgtaaATGTGGTTTAAAATTTATGTCATATAATGTGCATTGCAACATTACGACACGGAATGTTATGGACTTGTT
This genomic window from Crassostrea angulata isolate pt1a10 chromosome 8, ASM2561291v2, whole genome shotgun sequence contains:
- the LOC128159364 gene encoding uncharacterized protein LOC128159364, which gives rise to MSSGSKKRRTESEGDVEKELLDALIQICADMNDSSIILTPLKIECCNATSSHAASFSKAFCDTKPYDTRVLFGDVFRNGISILRDFEVSKKIPKEKQTLFVFNKLMDLLKGDRRLNLSDPLKFRSMSGTELTVLVANHLLGKLATSSCYLVDKNCNGKKGDQCFCGEDSCTMTGTYGDTSIGNPEVWHGNLDIIINNDLAVESLDEQPDTPETPGEKSPVEVKLKASLIENPQIIAQTIVFSFLQKKRHPNRDHFLTPCIGIGSSELIVMLYDSEHDVLLESSTIPLFENELSCRFSYCAILVCWLTVNYRYFCSGLTERYKMFKSNFFNIAREKINVYEHKLQFRNVRSSNFSKLIDPPVKVKAYISSFMHETHKMLFENYAKLNKSDEESSNEINESDSAGS